A segment of the Ipomoea triloba cultivar NCNSP0323 chromosome 1, ASM357664v1 genome:
TGAAGCACTGAATTTCAAGGTTCATCACAGCTTCAGGCAAGAACTGTCAAACTCATACACTAAGATGTCCAGGAGTTCATGGAACTGTCAAACTTGAATTTTAGGTACAACTTAGCTTATTAGGTAAAAACTTCAATATGGTATGATTGATTACCTTTTACTTAATTAGACGTTGGAAAGAGTAATAACAGGACCCTTTTAAATTCTAGCTTCATTAATAACCAGTGGAATAAATACACTTTCCTTCTAAGAAAAATGCAAATCAATTTGACCTGAGTAGAAACATGGCATCCAATTTGAAACTGAAGTGATTTTGACTATTTTAACTTAGTTCAAAATCATAGTCTTGAAAAATAGcaattaaagagaaaaatacCAACCAGATGACACTCAATTCAAAACTATGAATTAACTAGTTTGAAAGGGTAGTCTTCAAAAATTTAGaactaattataaaaataaaataacaccaCAGATTGGTACTAGTACTGCAACATACAGAGTAAAAGATAAGCACAAAACTCAATGagaattaaacaaaattttccATGCCAGATGAGGTATCAACAGAAGCCAAAAACTAATCATCATTCCGAACCTGAGGTATCAACAATCTTCTAGGGATAAGCTCCTCATGACGGCGAGCACAGAACTCCCAAGAGACAATCTATTAATTTCACGAAAAAGGCAAGGTTGTTATTATTTAGTGTAGGTATCTTCTCTTTTCAAGGGAGGGGGAGGAAAAAATAACAAGACAGATATCAAGGTCCATTTGGTATATAAATAATTCTTGATAAGTAAAAGTATTTATAAGTAAAGCTAAAAGCTCCATGTGTAACCTTCAGATCTGGTGAGAAGACTACTCGAAGCTGACCATCACGGACAACACGAAGTTGTTCAAAGACACTCTCCTGAATTGCTTTTGCATAGTCCAGGACAATTTGCCCAGAAGAGTTCTGATACTCACAAGGCATATCAACATACAGCAACTCCTCCAATGTACCACTTTCATACTTTATCTTAAAAAGCCTAGGCAAAACCTCAACAGTTGCCTCTGTAAGATCAGTGAGGCACATTTCAGATACTAATACCAATGAGAATCGTAGACTTCAAGGATAAATTAAATGAGGAATAGAAACTATGAAGATACTGGTGCAATGCCTTTCTTTATATGCATAAAGGTATCATAACACAATAAAAAATTCCTACTAGATGAAAATGTGCATAAATGCATGAATAGAGTATACAAGCATCCTCACATGTATGCTTTGGGGCATTTATAGATCTACATATCAAAAATCAATGTTTAAGGAAAAACATGCATCTGACTACAGAAGGTTGTGCCCATTATGTGCTGGTACATGTAAAGGAAACAATAACATACCAAACCCACGCCCAGGTTTGCGGTTGCATATTTCACAATGCCAGACATCCTGCAAAGTTTTCAGAATAGTGATTGCATACGGTTTGgataaggaaagaaaataattgacatatataacaccataaatttgtaattatcacCCATTAAAATATGTATCTTCTCATAATAACATGCAATATTATCTAAAACAATATATGACCTTCATGGCAACAATATGGCACATTAGAAGATGCCACTCCTTGCCAAAGTTGAACCACAAATGGATTTTCTGCAGAAACAAACCTGAGGAAAAACTCCATTTGTCTGGCGGCCACTTCCATACATTGAGACACACCACTTTTTCTTAGCATTCGGAGCAAAATACTCGGCTACAAATTTCCTCCAGAACTCAATATTATTGTCCTGGAAAATAAGAACAAGAAAGTTGAGTTTGTTAGACActgtacaaaacctaatttaaGTTTTTAACAAAGAAAAACAGAGTAACatggtactcaaaaaaaaaaaaaaaaaaaaaaNNNNNNNNNNNNNNNNNNNNNNNNNNNNNNNNNNNNNNNNNNNNNNNNNNNNNNNNNNNNNNNNNNNNNNNNNNNNNNNNNNNNNNNNNNNNNNNNNNNNNNNNNNNNNNNNNNNNNNNNNNNNNNNNNNNNNNNNNNNNNNNNNNNNNNNNNNNNNNNNNNNNNNNNNNNNNNNNNNNNNNNNNNNNNNNNNNNNNNNNNNNNNNNNNNNNNNNNNNNNNNNNNNNNNNNNNNNNNNNNNNNNNNNNNNNNNNNNNNNNNNNNNNNNNNNNNNNNNNNNNNNNNNNNNNNNNNNNNNNNNNNNNNNNNNNNNNNNNNNNNNNNNNNNNNNNNNNNNNNNNNNNNNNNNNNNNNNNNNNNNNNNNNNNNNNNNNNNNNNNNNNNNNNNNNNNNNNNNNNNNNNNNNNNNNNNNNNNNNNNNNNNNNNNNNNNNNNNNNNNNNNNNNNNNNNNNNNNNNNNNNNNNNNNNNNNNNNNNNNNNNNNNNNNNNNNNNNNNNNNNNNNNNNNNNNNNNNNNNNNNNNNNNNNNNNNNNNNNNNNNNNNNNNNNNNNNNNNNNNNNNNNNNNNNNNNNNNNNNNNNNNNNNNNNNNNNNNNNNNNNNNNNNNNNNNNNNNNNNNNNNNNNNNNNNNNNNNNNNNNNNNNNNNNNNNNNNNNNNNNNNNNNNNNNNNNNNNNNNNNNNNNNNNNNNNNNNNNNNNNNNNNNNNNNNNNNNNNNNNNNNNNNNNNNNNNNNNNNNNNNNNNNNNNNNNNNNNNNNNNNNNNNNNNNNNNNNNNNNNNNNNNNNNNNNNNNNNNNNNNNNNNNNNNNNNNNNNNNNNNNNNNNNNNNNNNNNNNNNNNNNNNNNNNNNNNNNNNNNNNNNNNNNNNNNNNNNNNNNNNNNNNNNNNNNNNNNNNNNNNNNNNNNNNNNNNNNNNNNNNNNNNNNNNNNNNNNNNNNNNNNNNNNNNNNNNNNNNNNNNNNNNNNNNNNNNNNNNNNNNNNNNNNNNNNNNNNNNNNNNNNNNNNNNNNNNNNNNNNNNNNNNNNNNNNNNNNNNNNNNNNNNNNNNNNNNNNNNNNNNNNcaaaaaaaaaaaaaaaaaaaaaaacagagtaaCATGCAAAACAATAATTCAAAATACCAGACAGAATATCCTGTGAAAATATTTGCTTCACTTGTATTTAATGCTAAGGAAATGGGGGATATTTTGAGGGAAGAATTTGAGTaaaacttttataatttatgggaGAATGTAGGCAACGATTTCTCCCAGGCATCCTTCTTACCTCGGGTCTGTGTTGCTGCTGATACATATAATTAGTCAATCGACGTGCACACATCCCAGGCTCATAATATGGTTTTGCTGGAGATCTTAAAGCCATATTTGGTGGTTGATATTGTGGCTGAAGTGGATTTCTTTGTTGAGGCATTGCCTTCAAGAGCTgatgttgctgttgctgttgctgttggaACTGCATAAGTCTCTGTTGATGCAAAAGCTGGGCCATGGCAGCAGCTTGAGGGGAGGGCCTAGACATTTGAAGTaattgctgctgctgctgttgttgCTGATGTTGATGCTGGTGTTGCTGTATAAATAAGGAAGGGTCAGAATGTTGTGGTTCAATTTTGACAGGTGTCAGGCCTCTCATGTTCTGTAGCTGTTGTGGTTCCAGTTTCATTGTGGCAAGATTTCGTAAAGCCTGTAAGTGCTGAGGAGGTTGAGTGGACACCTGTGAGGCCAGACCTCTCATGTTTTCTATCTGTTGTGGTTCCAATTTCACCGTTGCCAGGTTTTGCGAAGCTTGCAACTGCTGCGGAATTTGATCATTGGTAACCTGTGGCTCTAGTTTAACAGAAGCAACACCTCCTAATCCACTTCGCATTGAATGAAATTGCTGCTGCTGTGTCTGGGAATTGTCAGGGGTAGAAAACTGTTGCAGCTGTTGATTATGCTGGAAGCTCTGGGGATCAAGCTGTTGGGTTTGTTGGTCTGTCAACATTTGGTTTCCAGAAGTATTAGTAAATTGTTGCCCCTGAACTTGAGCAGCTGAATTAGAATTTGTGGACATGGACACTGAAACAAATGATGAAGGCGGAGAATTAAATCCCATTCCATTTCCAACACTAGAAAGTGGATCAGATTCGGCCCCGTTGTCAATAAGACCCCTCTGAGTATTCCCAGGATTAGGACCACCATTTCCAAAAGACTGATGGAGTAGAGATGTAACATTAGGACCATTCCCAAGCATATTCATGTTACCAAATTGTGTCCGTGGAGATGCCATAGAGGGGAAACCACCCTGTGATGGCATAGCACCCCCCTGACCACCCAACATAGCAGAATTCGATCGCAGTAGTGAAGGCGGGACAGACTGGGAGTTACCAAGTGTATTAGGAGCCCCTCGCGGTACCATTTTCCTTACTGAAAATGCAATGTAGAAACACTTAATAAAGAATCTTCCCAAAATGGCATATTGGCATGCATCCAACACTCGGCATCACAGTATAAAACAAGTCATGCATCAACAGATGGAGAAACCAAAATACAATTCAACTTAGAAAGTAATTCACATTTAGAACTGAATCTGAAAATTCCAGAGTCTCTGTTTTGAAAGGAAAGAAAGCAAGACACATAGCTGCTGCAATAACGCCTAACCATTCTTAATAAAGCATCTTCCTAAAATGGCATAAGTCCAGCATCAGAGTATAAACATACTTAAACACACCATGCACATAGCCacatactaaaacacaccatgcAAGAACAGGTAGAAACCACAATTTCAACTTAGCAAGTAATTAACATTTAGAACTGAATCTGAACATTTCAAAGCCTCTGTTTTGacagaaaagaaacaaagacACATTGCTGCTTCAATAACACCTAACACCAAATAATTCAAGTAGAAAGTAGAAAAATggcaaataaatgaattaaggTTTGGCTCCATGCATATTAAAGTGGCCTTTTTCTGATATAATTACAATCTTTTCAACGTGTTTCTGCATCAGCCTTTGCCACACTTTCCAATCTTTATCAAACTAGCTTCGAGCTGTCAAACTATATCTGATTCACAACACTTTATGAGCAAAAATCTAACTTCACTTAACTGTTTCGatacaaactaaaaaaaaccaCCAGAATCAAAACAATAACCCTtgaaaacaaacacaaaaaactAACAGAAAATTTGCAGAATGAATGAAGTTAAAGTCATTAATCAACACaaaaaaggttttaaaaaaaaagtactccttatcaaataattaaaagatcAACTCAATGTGATCGAGGGAACAATTGACAAAAGAACTCGATCTAGAGCTCTAATCAGCAATAATCACTAGGGTTCCAGCTTCAGCAGCATCAAAATTCACAGCAAAAAATATCACACATACACACTATATCTATGCAAATACAAATACAACTTACCAAAAGCCGATTAACAGTCAACACCAAGCCGTCGGAGCTCAACCaattgacaagaatcaaacatACTACTACATTCACTTCTTTTCTCCTTTAACATTAGTAACACAGATACTAGGAACATACGTATTTCTGTCATCTGTGTGCATACATGgatacaataatatttaataaatttatgagTTTAAATGGAAGCTCTGAAGCTCAGTAAAGTCGTAGTCACTGttgggagagggagagagagagagagagagagagagagagacagggAGGGGTTCATGAGGTTCTGCGCTGTAccattagagagagagagagttgtaGAGAGAGGATGAGTGTGGGTTCTCGCGGACGTCAAATTTGTATTCCATCATATTGAATTTTGCTTCATTCTTTCCTCTCGGAAAATGGCATATTTGGTCGGATTTTAAAAATCTCTCAATTATTAATTGGTCTATTAATCttgtaagtttttattttttcttttttaattagacCAAGTCTCCTGAGTAAATCCtatttatatgaaatatttttaagctTGTACGATATTCAAATTAATTCTTATTCGTGTAAATATTTTCTTATGACTAAAGAAACTTGTATtctatttacaaatatataaaataaattttaataatctataattataaaaaaaatactacaattttacaaacttattacggagtatttgaattcagatttgaaagaaaatctaataaaattttaaataatacagATGAGCATTAAATTTTACGTTTTCTCCTTATTACAAAGTTTGTCTAATTAAAAAGATCACACTTGTAGATTATACTTTTTTCATTGaatttacataataaatatGACTAAGACAGCCCTTTCGAGAATAACTTtggaattacaaatatatagacaataaataatgaaatattatgTCAAGATGAAATACACCTTTTTTTCTAACATTTTTTTGActccaaaaattttattaaaaaaaaaaaaaaaagttccacggcatattaatttgtatatatccATTAATAACAACAGTACTccattgtttaaaaataataataataataataataataataataataataataataataaaatactccATTGTTTCAAACACAACAGTACTCCATAGTCTATAAATGgatgaattttattataattacacTTCACATCAactatttagagttaattccatattttgtcataaatttataggtgtcaaTCCTTTGggtcataatattattgtgacagtCACTTTTAGaccattttgttttcaaaacatttCCTTTAGTTATAGTATTATTGCAACAcgatcattttttgtcattcaTCAACATAACAgtttaaatgacgttaaatataatgatattttgatctattcagttctaagtgttaattctttttccttttattttttgtcttagatttatgTATAATTTCACCtttagtcatttttttcaaaacatctatGTTGGTCTTAACATGGCCATTTTGTGGTCCTTCGGCAACAAATATGTGTAAATGACATAAAAATGACGGTATTAATCACTCAAAATTCTCCTTTAATAGCATAAATAGTCCATAGTTCATTCATATCATAATAGAGTAAAAATTGAtaccaatatataaatatactccaaaactcaaaaaaaaaaaatgcaattgaaaaAACTACAAGTCTACTTCATGGCAAACCTCAAGTGTAATGCATAAGTTTACTTCATAAATAATAGGGATAAAATCCCGATCTACGCAGCCCGGTAGGATTCTACCGGCCTAAATATCAGTCCTTAAGGGTGACTTTATTAGTCGGGCGTCCCGATCTGGGACTGAATCTCATTCATCTAAACCTCAACCCGTTCGGGGTTGACACCTGGCCTCCACTCGGTGGGCCGCGGTAAGGGCCGGTGCATGACTGACACGCGTAGAGCATGCTGCCAACCCGGAACCTGCCCCCAATGGCAGATATAAAAAACGCATTTAATGCTGGCGCAGGATTTTTGGCTGTTTTCATCTACATAATAGtcaaagagaccgggaacctctaacccactgtcacgtagccCGGTTTCGCACAGGGTATTCTGATATGTACCCATTGAGTATTAATACAGAGTTTTCATTCGTATCTCCGTATATTACTTTATCAATAAAGATCCACAAGACATTCGAAGCCCCTAACAATAGACTGATATAAAATGTTTTTGAAATAGACTTATAAATTATTGTGAGGTAatattgtgagttttttttttaataggatcAACGGGGATGTTATTAAAAAACACTAAAAGTGAAATGGCAATATGGcaaatataaatttaggacccaaaaaaaaaaaaaagaattaacacttagaacttaatatacaaaaatgtCAGTGTATTTAACGTcacaattttgttgatggagaacaaaaaataatcatgtcataataatactaggactaattGACTAAAtagagatgttttgaaaaaaaaaaaagagagttaattatcaaaatagTCATTTggctattgcaaaattaccaatttagtccttaattTTTTGTTGCCTAATTAAGTTCTCAGCTTCGAAAATCCTAACAGATTTGGTCCTCAATTCGGTCAACGTCAGAAATCTATTTAATTTGAGGGTATAACTGGAATTTCATATCACAAAGCACCATATCCTCTCGTATTAAACtgaagagttaattaccgaaataGTCCATCGACTaatacaaaattaccaatttggtcctgagcAACCCGTGAAGCAACGTGAAATTTCAACAATACCCTCGAATTAAACAGACGCTTGATGGCTAAACAAACAtatgaccaaattgattaaaaattttaaaattaaagacttaactagagccaaaggccttgtggtcaagcggcatgaagtgattctcccaagtgggaggtcatgggttcgagcctcagtgggggatgagaaagtatatggacagatactacatgtaaaaaggtcaatagtattcaaaaaaaaaaaaagacttaaccctattttagtaattaactcaaaaaaaccaaaagtttattaatactaataaatctatgataaataaaacaaaactaattCAACTATTTATTTGACTTGAAAACTTTGTATGCCTTCTTTCCTTAAATCAAACGGGGTCAAATGTTGTTTTCTTCTCCCTGTATAGGTATGTTATTATGAATGCATAATGATGAGCATGCATTTGTTATTTTACACGCGCATCACCAGGGCATAATAATCTCCCATGTTCACCGCCTAAGAACTAAAAGAAGTAAACGACACTGAGGTTCATCTTATTTGCGAAATTACCCCCATTGTTTTCTGTGTTGGTAATTGGTGCCAGTAGCAGCAGTGTGGCACACACGGGTTTAGGGTTCGGACTTCGGATTCAGATTTTCCAGCTAAACAAATACTCATacccattatatatatgtattttgaaaTTACTATTAgtctattataattataactatatATGTA
Coding sequences within it:
- the LOC116020231 gene encoding transcriptional corepressor SEUSS-like; the encoded protein is MVPRGAPNTLGNSQSVPPSLLRSNSAMLGGQGGAMPSQGGFPSMASPRTQFGNMNMLGNGPNVTSLLHQSFGNGGPNPGNTQRGLIDNGAESDPLSSVGNGMGFNSPPSSFVSVSMSTNSNSAAQVQGQQFTNTSGNQMLTDQQTQQLDPQSFQHNQQLQQFSTPDNSQTQQQQFHSMRSGLGGVASVKLEPQVTNDQIPQQLQASQNLATVKLEPQQIENMRGLASQVSTQPPQHLQALRNLATMKLEPQQLQNMRGLTPVKIEPQHSDPSLFIQQHQHQHQQQQQQQQLLQMSRPSPQAAAMAQLLHQQRLMQFQQQQQQQHQLLKAMPQQRNPLQPQYQPPNMALRSPAKPYYEPGMCARRLTNYMYQQQHRPEDNNIEFWRKFVAEYFAPNAKKKWCVSMYGSGRQTNGVFPQDVWHCEICNRKPGRGFEATVEVLPRLFKIKYESGTLEELLYVDMPCEYQNSSGQIVLDYAKAIQESVFEQLRVVRDGQLRVVFSPDLKIVSWEFCARRHEELIPRRLLIPQVSQLGAAAQKYQSATQNASSNVSVSELQNNCNLFVTSARQLAKALEVPLVNDLGYTKRYVRCLQISEVVNSMKDLIDYSRETGTGPMESLAKFPRRTNASSGIHSQGQHSEDWQQQQQQQQSMGQNSNHDSSVQAAQMQPMSNNVTSNVNSSLSSAPATSSTSNIAGLLHQNSMNSRQQNPVNGVSSPYAGTAVQMSSPSSSSSMAQPQTNLSSFQSPTIPLSNNPPQTSHGGLSSGSHINSAGSPNISMPALSGDMDANDSQSSVQKIINEMVMSSQLGGGGMIGAGTIGNDMKNGNAMLATNNNSVLNGSNYLVGSGAVNANTGIGGVGFRNMGNGRSGLGNNPVTMNGRVGMSMARDQSVNQQQQQDLGNQLLNGLGAANGFNNLPFDWKTSP